Proteins from a genomic interval of Kaistia defluvii:
- a CDS encoding ABC transporter ATP-binding protein, translating into MAALLRAEGVGATLGRRQILSGVDFSLAAGEFVVVIGPNGAGKTTLVRRLAGLLDGKGAIYLGDQKAEAVSPRLRARKIGYLPQGHVFHWPLSVADVVALGRIPHASGAGDLGVEDRAAVLAALEATGTLEFADRSVTTLSGGERARVALARVLAGEPQIILADEPVAALDARYQFIVLDLLRARARAGAAVMAVLHDLSLAARYADRLVMMDGGRIVAEGSPEVVLTRQNLAVTFGIRAKIDTVEGQLIVTPQAAL; encoded by the coding sequence ATGGCAGCGCTTCTCAGGGCGGAGGGCGTCGGCGCCACGCTCGGCCGCCGGCAGATCCTGTCAGGCGTCGATTTCAGCCTCGCGGCGGGCGAGTTCGTCGTCGTGATCGGCCCCAACGGCGCCGGCAAGACCACGCTGGTCCGCCGGCTGGCCGGGCTGCTCGATGGCAAGGGCGCGATCTATCTCGGCGACCAGAAGGCCGAGGCAGTATCGCCGCGATTGCGGGCGCGCAAGATCGGCTATCTGCCCCAGGGCCATGTCTTCCACTGGCCGCTTTCGGTTGCCGATGTCGTTGCGCTCGGGCGCATTCCGCATGCCTCCGGCGCGGGGGATCTCGGCGTCGAGGATCGTGCGGCCGTCCTGGCGGCGCTGGAAGCGACCGGCACGCTGGAATTCGCGGATCGCTCGGTCACGACGCTGTCGGGCGGCGAGCGCGCCCGCGTGGCGCTGGCGCGGGTGCTGGCGGGCGAACCGCAGATTATCCTCGCCGATGAGCCCGTAGCGGCTCTCGATGCGCGCTACCAGTTCATCGTGCTCGACCTGCTGCGCGCACGGGCGAGGGCCGGGGCGGCCGTCATGGCGGTCCTGCACGATCTCTCGCTGGCCGCGCGCTATGCCGACCGGCTGGTGATGATGGATGGCGGGCGAATTGTGGCGGAAGGCTCGCCGGAGGTCGTGCTGACGCGGCAAAACCTTGCGGTCACCTTCGGCATTCGCGCCAAGATCGACACGGTAGAGGGCCAGCTCATCGTGACACCGCAGGCGGCGCTGTAG
- a CDS encoding DUF4864 domain-containing protein, which produces MTRIAFAIVFLMATSLLSTAAVATEPTQAEQTTLKQLVQDQLAAFQRDDGPAAYGLAAPGIQKMFPSPDIFIGMVKQAYPPIYRPQSIAYGQVSDSPSGLVQKVYVTGPDGQNWVALYRFEKQPDGSWKIAGCSLIKDSEPTI; this is translated from the coding sequence ATGACCCGCATAGCCTTCGCGATCGTCTTCCTGATGGCGACTTCTCTGCTGTCGACGGCGGCCGTCGCCACCGAGCCGACTCAGGCCGAGCAGACCACGTTGAAGCAGTTGGTCCAGGACCAGTTGGCCGCTTTCCAGCGCGACGACGGCCCCGCCGCCTATGGCCTCGCGGCCCCGGGTATCCAGAAGATGTTCCCGTCGCCCGACATCTTCATCGGCATGGTGAAGCAGGCCTACCCGCCGATCTACCGTCCGCAGAGCATCGCCTATGGCCAGGTGTCCGATAGCCCGAGCGGCCTGGTGCAGAAGGTCTATGTCACCGGCCCGGACGGCCAGAACTGGGTCGCGCTCTATCGCTTCGAGAAGCAGCCGGATGGCAGCTGGAAGATTGCCGGCTGCTCGCTGATCAAGGATTCCGAGCCGACCATCTAG